A single region of the Aptenodytes patagonicus chromosome 7, bAptPat1.pri.cur, whole genome shotgun sequence genome encodes:
- the LOC143163266 gene encoding malignant fibrous histiocytoma-amplified sequence 1 homolog: MTQPRACQEQEHGLREVTLSTQRLRVLPPAVLGNPALESLDLDRNKLRSITGISKLCNLKKLILSKNEIVDFPNEIQSLVCLEKLELNQNQIRVIPEGIFSHLPRLKHLRLNNNRLSALPRDLAACRGSLQYLNISNNLFRTFPQPVLQLAHLQELHVQNNALRQLPKELFQGQSLKMFKANGNPLREPPSEVCAGGIQQIRNYFNQLQHSSGQEDKRVKTMFLGASLAGKSTICKSLKQGQTKLVPKEERTVGIEISEFRIEDFTFLFWDFAGQLEYYMTHHVFITPQALVILVINLHMYQTNDKTFKELVGFWINNLSMRVPNSVVLPVGTHVDCCREEEVEEKRRDIMAKIAAMLAERKSNLAHFINNLEGSEEPEFYVDQWERLKEMENCTLTILKLVAVNCTDHHDIKKLEDTILEHVKNEELFPEVVRVLPPVYRQVEVAIVDIAQSEEMADHGMMDLQYLLSKLSQCEHLANLGRELLQDILRYLHRIGLVVWYEEIKHLESTVFLQPTFLITMFKLLVRYRLVQQLESISVDTLIGEHATIRDRSNWVWTFKSKAMLCYQAVRALVKHQLCSEGMRDIFEEIMGHGPHRGRGKLFSLLEHFELCLEVRHAKVLNPQASEFVPGKPWETTRGQGESWYLFPTYLNQTEEVSEVWGGDHPEDLHIRAYFSPEIPEGFFQRFLVKACSFYSTHWVAKVTCLLICNGKPLLIKENNQRAYSYLELRCRKPAGRTGFQFAWDFLMAIVFVIQKLAEEWPGLHVCVKTPCRTAGCPAELIWPDMDGTNAMTKEDVKTCGTCGHCFGAELLLPKVPRKLEESPAQPSAHYYVTSYGTTTFGPSSIHINHQNISSE; the protein is encoded by the exons Atgacccagcccagagcct GTCAGGAGCAGGAGCATGGTTTGCGTGAAGTGACTCTCTCCACCCAGAGGCTGCGCGTGCTGCCTCCAGCAGTCCTGGGCAACCCTGCACTGGAGAGCCTTGACCTCGACAGAAACAAGCTCAGGAGCATCACTGGCATTTCTAAGCTTTGCAATCTGAAGAAGCTGATACTGTCCAAGAATGAGATTGTGGACTTTCCCAATGAAATCCAGAGCCTGGTCTGTTTAGAGAAGCTTGAGCTGAACCAGAACCAAATCCGGGTCATCCCAGAGGGGATTTTCTCCCATCTTCCCAGGCTTAAACACTTGCGGCTGAACAACAACCGTCTTAGTGCCCTCCCCAGGGACCTGGCAGCTTGTCGAGGCAGCCTCCAGTACCTCAACATCTCCAACAACCTGTTCCGGAccttcccccagcctgtcctgcagcTGGCACACTTACAGGAGCTCCACGTGCAGAATAATGCCCTTCGCCAGCTCCCCAAGGAGCTCTTCCAGGGGCAATCCCTGAAAATGTTCAAGGCCAATGGGAACCCCCTCCGGGAGCCACCCAGTGAAGTGTGTGCTGGTGGCATCCAGCAGATCCGGAATTACTTCAACCAGCTTCAACACAGTTCAGGGCAGGAGGACAAGAGGGTCAAGACCATGTTCCTGGGGGCCTCGCTGGCAGGGAAGTCCACCATCTGCAAAAGCCTGAAGCAAGGGCAAACCAAACTGGTGCCCAAGGAAGAGCGAACGGTTGGGATAGAGATCAGTGAGTTCCGGATTGAGGACTTCACATTTCTCTTCTGGGACTTCGCCGGCCAGCTGGAGTACTACATGACTCACCACGTGTTCATCACCCCACAGGCGCTTGTCATCCTTGTCATCAATCTCCACAT gtaCCAAACTAACGACAAGACTTTCAAGGAGCTCGTCGGTTTCTGGATCAACAACCTGTCCATGCGAGTCCCAAACTCGGTGGTGCTTCCTGTGGGAACCCATGTGGACTGCTgccgggaggaggaggtggaggagaagaGGCGCGATATCATGGCCAAGATCGCAGCCATGCTGGCGGAGAGAAAAAGCAACCTCGCTCACTTCATCAACAACCTGGAGGGCAGCGAAGAGCCTGAGTTTTACGTGGACCAGTGGGAGAGGCTGAAGGAGATGGAGAACTGCACGTTAACC ATCTTAAAGTTAGTTGCTGTCAACTGCACGGATCACCATGATATCAAAAAGCTCGAGGACACTATTCTGGAGCACGTGAAGAATGAAGAGCTCTTCCCCGAGGTCGTCCGAGTGCTGCCGCCCGTCTACAGGCAGGTGGAAGTTGCCATTGTAGATATCGCACAGAGTGAGGAGATGGCAGACCATG GCATGATGGACCTCCAGTACCTGCTCAGCAAACTCTCCCAGTGCGAGCACCTGGCCAACCTGGGCAGAGAGCTTCTCCAGGACATCTTGCGGTACCTCCACCGCATCGGGCTTGTCGTGTGGTACGAGGAAATCAAGCACCTGGAAAGCACTGTTTTTCTCCAGCCTACCTTCCTAATAACTATGTTCAAG ctCCTTGTGAGGTACCGCCTAGTCCAGCAGCTCGAGAGCATCTCTGTGGACACGCTGATTGGGGAACATGCCACCATCAGAGACAGATCCAACTGGGTGTGGACCTTCAAGTCAAAGGCAATGCTGTGCTACCAGGCCGTGCGTGCCTTGGTGAAGCACCAGCTCTGTTCAGAAGGGATGCGGGACATCTTTGAGGAAATCATGGGACACGGGCCccacagagggagagggaagctcTTCAGCCTCCTGGAGCACTTTGAGCTCTGCCTGGAGGTGAGGCACGCCAAAGTGCTCAACCCACAGGCCAGTGAATTTGTGCCCGGGAAGCCATGGGAGACAACGCGGGGCCAAGGCGAGTCCTGGTACTTGTTCCCAACCTATCTGAACCAGACCGAAGAGGTCTCTGAGGTGTGGGGAGGAGATCACCCCGAGGACCTCCACATCCGTGCCTACTTCTCACCCGAAATACCTGAGGGTTTCTTCCAGAG GTTCCTGGTGAAAGCTTGCTCCTTCTACTCCACGCACTGGGTGGCCAAGGTGACCTGCCTGCTCATATGCAATGGCAAACCTCTGCTGATCAAAGAGAATAACCAGAGGGCCTACAGTTACCTGGAGCTCCGGTGCAGAAAGCCGGCAGGAAGGACAG GTTTCCAGTTTGCCTGGGACTTCCTCATGGCCATTGTGTTCGTCATCCAGAAGCTCGCCGAGGAATGGCCGGggctgcatgtgtgtgtgaagaCCCCCTGCCGAACAGCCGGCTGTCCCGCAGAGCTCATCTGGCCGGACATGGATGGCACAAATGCCAT GACAAAGGAAGATGTTAAAACCTGTGGGACGTGCGGGCACTGCTTTGgcgcagagctgctcctgcccaaAG TGCCTAGGAAGCTGGAGGAGTCCCCGGCACAGCCCTCTGCTCACTATTATGTGACAAGCTATGGGACCACCACCTTCGGGCCCAGCAGCATCCACATCAATCACCAG AACATCTCAAGTGAGTAA